A stretch of the Actinoalloteichus fjordicus genome encodes the following:
- a CDS encoding TetR/AcrR family transcriptional regulator, with amino-acid sequence MATRRPVLSRERIIHTALAVIDRDGLDALSMRRLGAELGVDAMAVYYHLPDKAALFDGVVEAVYSEVDVDAAALPGPWPEMLAVYLRRLREVLRRHPHAVAVIATRPAYTASVLGPADRAVGRLREEGLTARSAMEITHACRAFTIGFVLAEVGAPLGGPTRAPREAISPADYPHLVEAMAEGYRPDEQYEAGLRAMLDGFARQQAAAGHVP; translated from the coding sequence ATGGCCACCCGCAGGCCCGTGCTGAGCCGCGAGCGCATCATCCACACCGCCCTCGCCGTGATCGACCGAGACGGACTGGACGCGCTGTCCATGCGCAGGCTCGGCGCCGAACTCGGCGTCGACGCGATGGCCGTCTACTACCACCTGCCGGACAAGGCCGCCCTCTTCGACGGCGTCGTGGAGGCGGTGTACTCCGAGGTCGACGTCGACGCGGCCGCCCTCCCCGGCCCGTGGCCCGAGATGCTGGCCGTCTACCTGCGACGACTGCGCGAGGTGCTGCGGCGGCATCCCCATGCCGTTGCGGTGATCGCGACAAGGCCCGCCTACACGGCCTCGGTGCTCGGGCCCGCCGATCGGGCCGTCGGCAGGCTGCGGGAGGAAGGCCTCACCGCCAGGTCCGCCATGGAGATCACCCACGCCTGCCGCGCGTTCACCATCGGCTTCGTCCTCGCCGAGGTGGGGGCGCCGCTGGGCGGGCCAACCCGGGCACCGCGCGAGGCGATCAGCCCGGCCGACTATCCTCATCTCGTCGAGGCGATGGCCGAGGGCTACCGACCAGACGAACAGTACGAGGCGGGACTGCGGGCGATGCTCGACGGCTTCGCGCGGCAGCAGGCCGCCGCCGGCCACGTACCGTAG
- a CDS encoding serine/threonine-protein kinase — protein sequence MDQEGRLVAGRYRLLDRIGSGAMGVVWKAQDERLGRVVAVKQLLLSPGLEESAAEEARERAFREGRIAARLQHPHAISVYDVVEHDEQPCLVMEYMASRNLSATMAAEGPMDIREVARIGTQVASALHAAHVAGVVHRDVKPGNVLLGEDGIVKIVDFGISRAAGDVTVTKTGMLAGTPAYLAPEVAKGRPSLPASDVFSLGSTLYAAIEGLPPFGTSDNGLAILHAVAAGDFKPPERAGELTPVLMHMLAADPEQRITMPETQRVLAEVAGGGTATGLTPLHDSGDGGHTVLAPTGPTTPPGAQATTIAAGSAAGAQAGATRLDARPARTHAGQSPPGHTHPGYAEPGEVRPGAARPSRRTPPPPPEPFWRKPAVLAGGGVLAVAAVVLVISTLLSGNDADDARVPSGSDPDQTTEQHTPTNTTESSTPIDEGADPGGADPGYQPAPPPQNGRPDGSDATTVPEPPPSEPTEPPETTTPAAPTPSPTEAPAPTDDTPPGGGDDGGGDDGQDPPPDEETSG from the coding sequence GTGGATCAGGAAGGGCGGCTGGTCGCGGGACGCTACCGCCTGCTGGACCGTATCGGCAGCGGTGCGATGGGCGTCGTCTGGAAGGCACAGGACGAGCGGCTCGGTCGCGTCGTGGCGGTCAAGCAGCTTCTCCTGTCGCCCGGCCTGGAGGAGTCCGCTGCCGAGGAGGCTCGGGAACGGGCCTTCCGCGAGGGGCGGATCGCCGCTCGGCTCCAGCATCCCCATGCGATCTCGGTCTACGACGTCGTCGAGCACGACGAGCAGCCGTGCCTCGTCATGGAGTACATGGCCTCGCGCAACCTCTCGGCCACCATGGCCGCCGAAGGCCCGATGGACATCCGGGAGGTCGCCAGGATCGGCACCCAGGTCGCCTCGGCGCTGCACGCCGCACACGTCGCGGGCGTCGTGCACCGGGACGTCAAGCCGGGGAACGTGCTGCTGGGCGAGGACGGCATCGTGAAGATCGTCGACTTCGGGATCTCGCGCGCGGCCGGTGACGTCACCGTCACCAAGACGGGGATGCTCGCGGGCACCCCCGCGTATCTGGCGCCCGAAGTGGCCAAGGGACGTCCGTCGCTGCCCGCCTCCGACGTCTTCTCGCTCGGCTCCACGCTCTACGCGGCGATCGAGGGGTTGCCGCCCTTCGGCACCAGTGACAACGGCCTGGCCATCCTGCACGCCGTCGCGGCGGGCGACTTCAAGCCGCCGGAGCGGGCAGGCGAACTGACCCCGGTGCTGATGCACATGCTGGCGGCCGATCCCGAACAGCGGATCACCATGCCCGAGACGCAGCGTGTCCTCGCCGAGGTGGCGGGCGGCGGCACCGCGACCGGGCTGACGCCGCTGCACGACTCCGGCGACGGTGGGCACACCGTCTTGGCCCCCACCGGGCCGACCACCCCGCCCGGAGCGCAGGCGACCACCATCGCCGCCGGGTCCGCCGCAGGTGCCCAGGCAGGCGCGACACGGCTCGACGCCCGCCCCGCCCGCACCCACGCCGGTCAGTCTCCGCCCGGCCACACCCACCCCGGCTACGCAGAGCCCGGCGAGGTCCGACCGGGAGCGGCCCGGCCGTCGAGGCGTACCCCGCCCCCGCCGCCGGAGCCCTTCTGGCGCAAGCCCGCCGTGCTGGCAGGCGGCGGCGTGCTCGCGGTCGCGGCGGTCGTGCTCGTCATCAGCACGCTGCTCTCCGGGAACGACGCCGACGATGCCCGGGTGCCGTCGGGTTCAGATCCGGATCAGACCACGGAGCAGCACACACCCACCAACACCACCGAGTCCAGCACCCCGATCGACGAGGGCGCCGATCCGGGCGGTGCTGATCCGGGGTATCAGCCCGCCCCACCGCCGCAGAACGGCCGGCCCGACGGGAGTGACGCCACGACCGTCCCGGAGCCGCCCCCGTCTGAGCCCACCGAGCCGCCGGAGACCACCACGCCCGCCGCCCCGACCCCGTCGCCCACCGAGGCCCCCGCTCCGACTGACGACACCCCACCAGGCGGCGGAGACGACGGTGGTGGCGACGACGGCCAGGACCCGCCGCCGGACGAGGAGACCAGCGGCTGA
- a CDS encoding ATP-binding protein has product MEQQVLLTIALWCLVVGALALVILLVRQQQISTQLRARNTALEDDLRARDEEARHLVSARLPALVDALSHMAADVPGPLHPHLANTPYGQNLQLVVALVTESVEKAMSRVDQSARTTLKAMMRTVQSLANEQQLAISTMQDRHDDPDVLEDLLRIDHANSQLGRRVQATAVLCGSWPGQQRSASSLTDIVRGATSRIRDYRRVDVHAQIDNAVISRAVEPVVLTLAEILDNAARHSQPNTSVEVNFRHAHNGTAIVIDDAGVGMNAEEIRRAAGLLAGREVADINRLGDPPQIGFAVIGVLAARYGFTVSVDTTSPFGGVRAVVFLPTALLTRIAPPAPARQEPAPTPVVTQAPSLTTPSHTPASTAGGLPKRRRHAPRTGVRPPATEQTLPPSAPSARPASETAAGMGAWQRGTRSGRDTESSDSEGNPQA; this is encoded by the coding sequence ATGGAACAACAAGTGCTGTTGACCATCGCGTTGTGGTGCTTAGTCGTCGGCGCGCTCGCGCTGGTGATCCTGCTGGTCCGCCAGCAGCAGATCTCCACGCAACTGCGCGCACGCAACACCGCTCTGGAGGACGATCTGCGGGCGCGCGACGAGGAGGCCCGACACCTCGTCTCCGCTCGGCTGCCCGCGCTGGTGGACGCGCTGAGCCACATGGCCGCCGACGTGCCGGGCCCCCTGCACCCGCACCTCGCGAACACGCCGTACGGACAGAACCTTCAGCTCGTGGTGGCCCTGGTCACCGAGTCCGTCGAGAAGGCGATGAGCCGGGTCGACCAGTCGGCCAGGACCACGCTGAAGGCCATGATGCGCACGGTCCAGAGCCTGGCCAACGAGCAGCAGCTCGCGATCTCCACCATGCAGGACCGCCACGACGACCCCGACGTCCTCGAGGACCTGCTGCGGATCGACCACGCGAACTCCCAGCTGGGCCGCCGGGTCCAGGCCACCGCCGTGCTGTGCGGCTCCTGGCCGGGACAGCAGCGCTCCGCGTCCTCCCTGACCGACATCGTGCGCGGTGCGACGTCGCGGATCAGGGACTACCGCCGGGTCGACGTGCACGCCCAGATCGACAACGCGGTCATCAGCCGCGCCGTGGAGCCGGTGGTCCTCACGCTGGCGGAGATCCTGGACAACGCCGCTCGACACTCGCAGCCCAACACCTCCGTCGAGGTCAACTTCCGACACGCCCACAACGGCACCGCGATCGTGATCGACGACGCGGGCGTCGGCATGAACGCCGAGGAGATCCGGCGGGCCGCAGGCCTGCTGGCGGGCCGAGAGGTGGCCGACATCAACCGACTCGGCGACCCGCCGCAGATCGGCTTCGCCGTGATCGGCGTACTCGCCGCCCGGTACGGATTCACCGTCTCGGTCGACACGACCTCCCCCTTCGGCGGCGTTCGCGCCGTCGTCTTCCTCCCCACCGCGCTGCTCACCCGGATCGCACCGCCCGCTCCCGCACGGCAGGAGCCTGCGCCGACACCCGTCGTGACACAGGCTCCCTCGCTCACCACCCCGTCGCACACCCCCGCGTCGACCGCGGGCGGACTGCCCAAGCGCCGTCGGCACGCACCACGCACCGGCGTCCGTCCGCCCGCCACCGAGCAGACCCTGCCGCCGTCCGCACCGTCGGCTCGCCCGGCGAGCGAGACCGCGGCGGGCATGGGCGCGTGGCAACGCGGCACCCGGTCCGGCCGTGACACCGAATCGTCTGACAGTGAAGGGAACCCCCAGGCATGA
- a CDS encoding GTP-binding protein has protein sequence MDSALASDRVYLRETVRTAVKLLIVGHFAVGKTTFVGTLSEIRPLRTEETMTQAGALVDDLAGVQQKKTTTVAMDFGRLTLNEQLVLYLFGAPGQQRFTPMWEDLASGALGALVLVDTRRLEHSFEVMGLLEEQGLRYAVAVNHFDDASSHSEEELREALDLLPSTPLVMCDARDPASSTRALITLVEYLLASTAQEQE, from the coding sequence ATGGACTCCGCGCTCGCCTCTGATCGCGTCTATCTGCGCGAGACCGTGCGGACCGCGGTCAAGCTGCTGATCGTGGGCCACTTCGCAGTCGGCAAGACGACGTTCGTCGGCACGTTGTCCGAGATCCGCCCGCTGCGGACCGAGGAGACGATGACGCAGGCGGGCGCGCTGGTCGACGACCTCGCCGGGGTGCAGCAGAAGAAGACCACCACGGTCGCGATGGACTTCGGCAGGCTGACGCTCAACGAACAGCTTGTGTTGTACCTGTTCGGCGCGCCCGGCCAGCAGCGTTTCACCCCGATGTGGGAGGACCTCGCCTCCGGTGCGCTCGGCGCGCTCGTCCTCGTCGACACCCGCCGACTCGAACACTCCTTCGAGGTCATGGGCCTGCTGGAGGAGCAGGGTCTGCGCTACGCGGTCGCCGTCAACCACTTCGACGACGCGTCCTCCCATTCGGAGGAGGAACTGCGTGAGGCGCTGGACCTGCTGCCGTCCACTCCCCTCGTCATGTGCGACGCCCGCGATCCGGCGTCCTCCACCAGAGCACTGATCACCCTCGTCGAGTATCTCCTCGCCAGTACTGCCCAGGAGCAAGAGTGA
- a CDS encoding roadblock/LC7 domain-containing protein — protein MTDPVQNKLGWMLDDALRVPETRHAILLSADGLLMAHSERIDRDDAERHAAGMSGLQALARSTAEFCGDPNTPWQQTVNEFQHGYVFLVAAGPRAYLAVSTTEKVDMETVSFRLQELVQRLGKELTSPQRSDSGSPV, from the coding sequence ATGACCGACCCCGTGCAGAACAAGCTGGGCTGGATGCTCGACGATGCGCTGAGAGTCCCGGAGACCCGTCACGCGATCCTCCTCTCGGCGGACGGCCTGCTCATGGCCCACTCGGAGCGCATCGATCGCGACGATGCCGAGCGTCACGCGGCCGGGATGTCCGGTCTGCAGGCGCTGGCCCGCAGCACCGCGGAGTTCTGCGGCGACCCGAACACGCCGTGGCAGCAGACGGTGAACGAGTTCCAACACGGCTACGTGTTCCTCGTCGCCGCGGGCCCGAGGGCCTACCTCGCGGTGTCGACCACCGAGAAGGTCGACATGGAGACGGTGTCCTTCCGCCTTCAGGAGCTGGTGCAGCGGCTGGGCAAGGAGTTGACCAGCCCGCAGCGGTCCGATTCAGGAAGTCCGGTGTGA
- a CDS encoding DUF742 domain-containing protein gives MNPPRNERALVRPHVVTGGRAHPTRNTFGLITLVSAARDQLTGLSPEKRRLMELCRGGSLSVAEIAGHLELPVSVTKVLLSDLVDSGHIQTTAPVPTTDLPSMKLLQEVLDGLRARL, from the coding sequence GTGAACCCGCCCCGCAACGAGCGGGCGCTGGTCCGGCCCCATGTGGTGACCGGTGGTCGAGCGCACCCGACTCGAAACACGTTCGGACTGATCACGCTGGTGAGCGCGGCTCGGGACCAGTTGACCGGACTCAGCCCCGAGAAGCGCCGCCTGATGGAGCTGTGTCGGGGCGGCTCGCTGTCGGTCGCCGAGATCGCCGGTCACCTCGAGCTCCCCGTCAGCGTCACGAAGGTCCTGCTCAGCGATCTGGTCGACAGCGGCCACATCCAGACGACGGCGCCCGTCCCGACGACCGATCTGCCCAGCATGAAGCTCCTTCAGGAGGTGCTTGATGGACTCCGCGCTCGCCTCTGA